AGGAACATAATCGGCCTTCTCTGGCAGTGTGTGGCTTTACAGagctcactctctcacaaacTGACTGCGATAGCTTCTGTTTCGGAATTTACCCTATGAAGAATCAATAAAGCTACATCTTATCTTATTTGCCACTTCAGTACAGAGTGCTCTCACAATTATgaatttttctgttattttgctATTGGACTGTTTGAGAGGAGACGAACACTTTCAGATGCACAAGACTACGAATATGAACTGTCAATCTGATCTGGaatgaatcagatttgaacTATAAAGTTGGTAATCTGAACAAGTAATGTGATAGGTTTGTAAAAAGAGCATTGAAGAAAGTGCAGAAGCGTCATTCTCGCTCAGATTACTTGATTTACTGAACGGTTATTATGGATTTAGTCATCAGTGACGCCAAAGAAATCCTGTCTACTGTCCTCGCGTGGTGTGACTGGTGTTCAGTGAACAGAATTCCTCGTATAAGCACTTTTTACCAGCGAAATTGAACAAGTACACTTTAAAGTCGTCTTAGATGAAGTGGTGTCCTATATTTCATTTTCTCGTACATACGGGTAAAATATGGAGCAGCcgaaattaaagaaagtagagAAATGAATTACATGACTTAACGGTCTCTGGTATTGAGAGATAACCGTCTGCTCCACCAGGAGCTCAGCTGTTCTATGaattattttgatgataaatTAATCGttaaaaaataatcagcagGTATTTTGACAACCCAAGCAAttgtttgctcatgtttttttagTGTTACTGTATACAAATCACAAATAAAACTACAGAGTCAGGCTGTTAATGTTTTTTGCTGCCCTGAGTGCAGACTTCATGGCTGTTTCGATCCACCCATGAGGTGTGGCTGTGTGTTCTCCTGCAAAGTGCACCCGTCCCTCACGCTGGAACAGTTCCCTCGCGTAGTCTCCCTGCTGGTAAGGCGTGAACAGGGCAAAGGCTCCCAGACTGTAAGGATCTAGGCCCCACTTCTTCACCAGCCCCCCCGTCCACACACTCCTGATAGCCTCTCCGTGGATCATGACCAGGTCGTCCAGAACCACATCCATCAGCTCCTCCTCACTCATCCCTTGGAAGAGCGTGGAATCGTCAGAGCAGGTGTAAGAAGCAAGAAGGGCCCCTGCGTCTGTACCCGGGAAGCTGTGGCTGGGGTAGTAGATGAAGCGAGAGACGCGGTCTGTGATGCTCTTCCCTCCTCTGATGCCCTCTTTCTCCCAGAAGCGCACGCTGAAGCTGAGAATCACCTTGGTTAAGCTGGCATAGTGAACTGAACGCAGggcctccatcttgtccccGGAGAGCGGGGGCTGGAAGTGAATGAAGAGCGTGGCTTTGGCTGTGGCCGTAATCAGAGCATAATCTACAGTGAGGTTGGTTAGAGAGCCTGAATTACGCCAGTCCTGATACGTCACagttacactgctgcttcctctttGGTCGACCAGCTTGACTTTGGAGTTGAGAAGGATGGTGGAATTTAACACCTGGTAAAAGGCTCTCGGGAGGTGGTCGAAGCCGTCTGTCACTTCAAAGTATCTGGAACAGAAAAACACCAGGAAGCTGATCAAATGACAAACATGGTGCTGCTCATAATGACAGCTCTGCAATGTTTTGTCTTGTATGATATACTAGTTCTAACGTTACACTCTCCCCATCACTCTATGGAAGCagtgaaaaaaagtgtgtgtttatctacAAAAATGAGAGTGCCGTGTCTACAAacttgaaaaacacacagatgaagatcagatttttaatttctttatgtatttttttatttttacaaaggAGATTGTCGGTTTTGCGCTTCTGTCACATTGTCACgaaacctgggagctgctgagatgactgAAGTTGATGCAGCCTCACTGATGTAACACAATGTACTGATCACCACAGAGCTCGTTAGGTTTTATAGTATATATTTATAGTGTTTATAAGTGCCGATTGcacatttagtgcacatttgcgcATTTGTTCCAAGGTTTAAAAAGCAAGGctattaaactggtttactagTTTGTAGCACTGCAGCGTGCTGTTGTATTTTTTCAATTCATATTCAATATCACCACACACTTCACTTTGACTatgaaaatgcaaattaaaacttggccatttttttttaatttactaaCCTCTAAtgttatacatacagtacatatgtcaatgaaataaaagaagtaAGAGTGACACTAGTTTGGAGTAAACAACACAGCTAAgatataattaatgcaattatattgtgatatttgtaTCAATAATTTTAAAGCAGGGGGTCCAAattcaaattcagcttagggccccataaaggcttgggccagCCCTGCATCTGTGCACATCTCCAGTGAATATAATGCATTTACGCATGCAAAAGACTAAAGTGAAGAACCccaaacatgtaaataattacAGTACTTAGGGAGTTAATTTCAACTATCTACCAGGAAACTCTGACTCTAACCTGTTCTGGCACATCTGTGATGCTCTATATCTGATAATCAGCCACTATGCAAACTTAAGTCCATATGACATACTCATTGTGGTCGTTTATGTCTGACTGGAGGTAGAGCGTCTCTGTCAGTGAAGTGTAGAAGAGGCCGTTTTCATTCAGAATGTCTCCGATCATCCTCACAGCACCGCGACTCAGGTTTCCCTCCTTCACCAGATATTCCTGTAAACAGTCTTTCAAGTTATTATTCAGgtttcattcaaataccaactAAATGCCGATGTGGACCTAAAAAGGGTACAAATGCTTGTTGCTGGGGACGTacctttttaaaagacaatttTGGTTGGTGAAAGACTCTTTGgtgtacacatatgtatgtatacaatGTTACAGACATGTACCAACTGAAAGGGCATGATTTGAGGTATTTTTAAGATACAAAAATGATCAATAATTGtctacataataataaaactttgATCCTTACTTGCAGGAATAAAAAGCTAATTCaaagttgttggttttttaaCGTTTTGAAAAGGAATAAGTGCATATATACCCTTATATAAATGTGGTTTATTGTTCTAGCGAGGGAACTTTGTACCTACAGGGACTGAAATGTTCTTGTCTTGTACCCCTTTTTCTTGAGTGTGCgtgatacttaaaaaaaaatgaataaatggctACCTTCACTGTGTAGGAATCATATTTATTCATCATGGCACTGCAGCCCATGATCCTGAGGTCATCCCTCACCTGTGCACAGAGtacaacacttaaaaaaaaagctatctATTTATAATcatgcaacaaaacaacattaacatgTATGAACATGCGGGCAATACTATCAATGATGTCTGCGTGATAATGTGTGGAGTGCATACGGACCTTCCACAGTGCCTGACTGAAGAGTTGAGGGGCCGACTTCCCTCTCTCACTTTCGTTCAAGCTGTAGTTGAGGACACCTGGGTTGTTTTCCACAGTGTAGGTTTTGTGCAGGACGCCATTTACCAGATAGTACGTGTTGATGTCATCTTCGATGAAGCGGTTCAGGGAAACTTTTAATTTGGAGGCAACAGAAAGCAGAATCCTATGGAATATATTGATGTTAATTATTTGTATGTGTTCAAGAGACGTGACATGCTCTTTCTATGTAATAAGACTCGTTGTTAAAAAATGGATATAAGGTATAGATTATTTAGTCAAAGCAGAATTGCTGATTTTTGGGGGGGCACTGAAACCAGCTGTGAGTTCTGTTTGTGGTCACctcacaaatacaaatacattattcACTCTTAGCTCCGTTTTGGCCTCC
This Solea senegalensis isolate Sse05_10M linkage group LG8, IFAPA_SoseM_1, whole genome shotgun sequence DNA region includes the following protein-coding sequences:
- the il4i1 gene encoding L-amino-acid oxidase produces the protein MIPHIALCKFIPLVLVGVVLIAVSGITGDPLFDCLQDTDYSELLNIVNKGLPATRTPRHVAVIGGGIAGLTAAKFLEDAGHKVTIIEASDRIGGRVETFRNRKEGWYAEVGAMRIPSFHKILLSVASKLKVSLNRFIEDDINTYYLVNGVLHKTYTVENNPGVLNYSLNESERGKSAPQLFSQALWKVRDDLRIMGCSAMMNKYDSYTVKEYLVKEGNLSRGAVRMIGDILNENGLFYTSLTETLYLQSDINDHNEYFEVTDGFDHLPRAFYQVLNSTILLNSKVKLVDQRGSSSVTVTYQDWRNSGSLTNLTVDYALITATAKATLFIHFQPPLSGDKMEALRSVHYASLTKVILSFSVRFWEKEGIRGGKSITDRVSRFIYYPSHSFPGTDAGALLASYTCSDDSTLFQGMSEEELMDVVLDDLVMIHGEAIRSVWTGGLVKKWGLDPYSLGAFALFTPYQQGDYARELFQREGRVHFAGEHTATPHGWIETAMKSALRAAKNINSLTL